The proteins below come from a single Parageobacillus thermoglucosidasius genomic window:
- a CDS encoding YwqI/YxiC family protein, which yields MTEIKVHLKEVEASLDELKRKIGELNTNHSHPSFPVSSLDFITKIKAMEDLYYQIVADYKNTLLNIESDVRRHIENLAETDRNIAKKMTI from the coding sequence ATGACAGAAATTAAAGTCCATTTAAAAGAAGTAGAAGCGTCCTTAGACGAGTTAAAACGTAAAATCGGCGAATTAAATACTAACCATTCACATCCATCGTTCCCGGTTTCCTCCCTTGATTTCATCACAAAAATAAAAGCAATGGAAGACCTTTACTATCAAATCGTTGCTGATTATAAAAATACGCTGTTAAACATTGAAAGCGATGTTCGCAGACATATTGAGAATCTTGCGGAGACAGACCGAAATATTGCCAAAAAGATGACCATATAA
- a CDS encoding YwqH-like family protein has protein sequence MTEKEYIIHQLYNDISNLENQLRDNHEKIARLKKAESGISNELSELVDHKPLVFAPELTSYTWQGKYAEMFLDIRNGINYAYTGIIQQTEDLLNDISKKISELEAMNTSISNTISSKRSQLAHLKA, from the coding sequence ATGACGGAGAAAGAATACATCATTCACCAATTATATAATGATATTTCTAATCTTGAAAACCAATTGCGCGATAATCACGAAAAAATTGCACGATTAAAAAAAGCTGAAAGCGGCATATCCAATGAACTTAGCGAATTGGTTGATCACAAACCACTTGTATTTGCCCCCGAACTCACTTCCTATACATGGCAGGGCAAATATGCCGAAATGTTTTTAGATATAAGAAACGGCATCAATTACGCATACACTGGCATTATTCAGCAAACCGAAGACCTTCTAAATGATATTTCCAAAAAGATATCGGAACTAGAAGCGATGAATACAAGCATTTCCAACACCATCTCTTCAAAACGAAGCCAGCTGGCTCATTTAAAAGCTTAG